One genomic window of Pungitius pungitius chromosome 11, fPunPun2.1, whole genome shotgun sequence includes the following:
- the LOC119197929 gene encoding alpha-N-acetylgalactosaminidase-like, with the protein MGPFALTQLLALISLTVALDNGLLKTPPMGWMAWERFRCDIDCKDDPENCISENLFKDTADRLAEDGWKDLGYEYVIIDDCWMSLLRDEHGRLQPDPSRFPGGIAHLARHIHDRGLKLGIYADMGTHTCMGFPGTTLDTIEIDAQTFASWGVDYLKFDGCYSNPIEQMLGYPLMSKALNATGRPMAYSCSWPVYVGGLPPNVNYSYLGDICHLWRNYYDIQDSWDSVQGIIEWFSNNQDDLQPAAGPGRWNDPDMLIIGNFGLSVDQARSQMALWAIMAAPLIMSNDLRNLDNIARAILQNKVAIAINQDPMGIQGRRLLQEKNRIEVYWRPLSNSASALVFLSRRTDMPYLYHTSLAKLQYQAGTYEAYDVFSGSTVRGFNATTEIKISINPSGVVMWYVYPEQQSKRTGSLHHQHKTFHNAKPEHSTVL; encoded by the exons ATGGGGCCATTTGCCCTAACTCAGCTCCTCGCCCTGATCTCGCTGACTGTTGCCCTGGACAACGGATTACTGAAGACTCCCCCTATGGGATGGATGGCCTGGGAACGCTTTCGCTGTGATATTGACTGTAAGGATGACCCGGAGAACTGCATCAG CGAGAACCTGTTCAAAGACACGGCTGACCGACTGGCTGAAGATGGCTGGAAGGACCTGGGCTATGAGTATGTGATCATAGATGACTGCTGGATGTCCCTCTTGAGAGATGAACACGGGAGATTACAACCTGACCCCTCCAG GTTCCCTGGGGGCATAGCACATCTAGCACGACACATCCATGACCGTGGATTGAAGCTAGGCATCTACGCAGACATGgggacacacacatgtatggGATTCCCTGGCACTACACTGGATACCATTGAGATCGATGCCCAGACCTTTGCTAGCTGGGGGGTGGACTATCTGAAGTTTGATGGCTGTTATTCAAATCCCATAGAACAAATGCTGG GTTACCCTCTAATGTCCAAGGCTTTGAATGCTACAGGCAGACCTATGGCCTACTCCTGTAGTTGGCCTGTGTATGTTGGAGGCCTCCCCCCTAAT GTGAACTACTCTTACCTGGGTGATATCTGTCACTTGTGGAGGAATTACTACGATATCCAGGACTCGTGGGACAGTGTGCAAGGCATCATTGAGTGGTTCTCCAACAACCAGGATGATCTGCAGCCAGCCGCGGGGCCTGGACGATGGAATGACCCCGACATg CTCATCATTGGAAACTTTGGCCTTAGTGTGGACCAGGCTCGCTCTCAGATGGCTCTGTGGGCTATAATGGCTGCACCCCTCATCATGTCAAATGACCTCCGAAACCTGGACAACATTGCAAGGGCCATTTTGCAAAACAAAGTGGCCATTGCCATAAACCAGGACCCCATGGGAATACAGGGAAGACGCCTGTTACAG GAGAAGAATCGTATCGAGGTTTACTGGAGGCCTCTGTCTAACTCGGCCAGTGCACTTGTGTTCCTGAGCCGACGGACGGACATGCCCTACCTCTACCACACCTCTCTGGCTAAACTCCAATACCAAGCTGGCACCTATGAG GCCTATGATGTGTTTTCTGGCTCAACTGTGAGAGGGTTCAACGCCACCACAGAGATCAAAATCTCCATCAATCCCTCGGGTGTCGTTATGTGGTACGTCTACCCAGAACAACAGTCCAAACGGACGGGATCTCTCCACCACCAGCACAAGACATTCCACAATGCTAAACCTGAGCATTCTACTGTGTTATGA
- the rrp15 gene encoding RRP15-like protein, whose amino-acid sequence MAALTKKHGDDAQPFSDNSDDQRNSEEGSNDEGSVDDGDGGEGSNGEEDGDDSNANAGWAEAMAKILGKKTPESRSSILVKSKELDKMKGLERQEQLERKKQVDKKRAWEMMCREKPDVVKDRDTERALQRIATRGVVQLFNAVRKHQKTINIKVKEVGGSERKKAKLLSSVTKKDFIDVLRGTEGGSARNMAEDITVDLAEKQSSWSVLSDDFMMGATMKDWDKDSDREEDDAVHTG is encoded by the exons ATGGCAGCGCTGACGAAAAAGCATG GAGATGATGCACAGCCTTTCTCTGACAACTCTGATGACCAGAGAAATTCTGAGGAAGGAAGCAACGATGAAGGGTCTgttgatgatggagatggtggggAGGGGAGTAAtggggaggaggatggagatgaCAGTAATGCAAATGCTGGGTGGGCTGAGGCTATGGCAAAGATCCTTGGAAAGAAAACCCCCGAGAGTAGAAGCAGCATCCTGGTGAAGAGCAAAGAGCTGGACAAGATGAAGGGGTTGGAGAgacaggagcagctggagaggaagaagcag GTTGACAAGAAGCGAGCCTGGGAAATGATGTGCAGAGAGAAACCTGATGTTGTGAAGGACCGCGACACTGAAAGAGCTCTGCAGAGAATTGCTACAAG GGGGGTggtgcagctgttcaacgcagTGAGGAAGCACCAGAAAACCATCAATATCAAGGTGAAAGAAGTCGGTGggtcagagaggaagaaggcCAAGCTTCTTTCGTCTGTCACTAAGAAGGACTTCATCGACGTGCTGAGGGGAACTGAGGGGGGCAGTGCCAGGAACATGGCTGAAGACATCACT gtggatTTAGCAGAGAAGCAGTCCTCCTGGAGTGTCCTCTCGGATGACTTCATGATGGGAGCCACCATGAAAGACTGGGACAAAGACAGtgacagagaggaggatgaCGCCGTGCATACCGGCTGA